The Bacillaceae bacterium IKA-2 DNA window ACAATCAAACCTTTTGGCATTTTAAATGCTCCGACAATACTAGTGAAATCAATTTTCAGCATCATTGGATAAATCATCATCCAAATCAAAATAGCGACTGGAATTGATACTTGGGCATATTCAAACTTGCTTAACGTCTCAGGAACAATAGGTAGCAATTGGCCTAATCCCACACCTACTATGATACAAGCAGCGACCCAGACTGTTAAATACCGTTCAAAAAAACTAATCCCTGCTACAGTTGATTTCTCTTTACTCAATACTCTCACTCTCCCCTTACATTTTTCTCTAGTCACAACTAATTTTTTTTCCAATCTCAATCAAGTGAATTATTTTATCGTCTTGATTTGGAAGATGATTTAAAATTGCATCAATTGTCGGAAAAAAAGCATTTTCACGATTTAATGAATAAAAAATCCATTGGCCCTTCCTCGTTTCTGTTACTAAGTTCGCATCTTTCAATTTACGGATGTGTTGACTAATTGACGGCTGACTCATTTGGAAAATTTCAACGAATTCACAAACGCAGCAATCACTTCTTTTTAATAGGAGCAACATCGTTAACCGAGTTTTATCTCCAAGTAATTTTAAGACTGTTGCCATCTTCTCTATTGGAATGTTCTCCATTTTCTCAAACTCCTTTATAAGTATTGGACTTATTGAACATCCGCATATACAATATACTTATCATTATATAAGTATATGCTTATATGTCAATGTAAAATATGTTAAGCTATTGTAAAGGTGATAGTAATTTATTTTCATGGTAATAATTAAGTCTAGATGCCTTGAAATTATTGTATACCTTTAGAAAACTTTATTAAAGGAGCGAATAAAAATGAAAATTGAGATTTTCGACCCTGCTTTGTGCTGTTCAACAGGAGTTTGCGGACCTGAAGTAGATCCTGATTTATCAAGGATAGCCCGTGACGTAGCTACACTTAAAAATAAGGGTCATGACGTGGTTAGATATAATTTAGCTCAAAACGCCGAACCGTATGTATTAAATAAGGGAATTAATAAGTTAATGGAAGATGATGGCATAGATGCCTTACCAGCAACTGCCGTCAACGGAAAAATTTTAAAAACCGCTAGCTACCCAACAAAGAAGGAATTAGCTGAGTGGCTTAAGATTGACATTAGCGAATTGGATTTTAAAAAACCGTCGCTAACGATTGACTTGAATCAATCAAAGTAAAATGATCAAAAGTTACGTCAAAAAATAGTACATCAATCATTTGAGGAAGTTGGTATGTATGAAGGGGAATGGAAGGTAGGATAAAACCAAAAGATAGTTCTACGGCCTAAAATCCTTTGAACTTATTTGAACTTTTTCCAACTTTCCAACTTTCCAACTACCTCCCATAAGATGTCTATTATTTTTTTGAATATCCCTAAAAAGAGAAAGGTTGTTTTCTTAATGGAACTATTTCATCCTACAAAATTAACAGAAACAAGACATCTATTTTTTACTGGTAAAGGAGGGGTTGGTAAAACCTCAGCGGCATGCGCAACAGCTGTTGCATTAGCTGAGGTTGGCAAAAAAGTATTAATTGTTAGCACAGACCCAGCCTCTAATCTTGAAGATGTTTTTGGTGAAAAGCTTTCTAACGAACCTAGGCAAATAAAAGGTGTTACAAATTTATTTGCCTCAAATTTAGACCCTGAACAAGCTGCAAAGGATTACCGTGAAAAAGTAATCGGTCCTTATCGCGGAAAACTACCTAAGGTTGCTATTGATAACATGGAAGAGCAATTATCTGGTGCATGTACCGTTGAAATTGCCGCATTTGATGAATTTACAAATCTACTTTCGAATCGCAGTTTAACTGACAAATTTGATCATATTATTTTTGACACGGCACCAACAGGACATACATTAAGACTATTGCAATTACCAACAGCCTGGTCTTCTTTTTTAGAAGACAACACGAATGGAGCCTCTTGCTTAGGTCCATTATCTGGCCTTGCCGACAAACGTGAGTTATATGCTAATACAGTTAAGGCTCTTGCCAACAGCTCCGAAACAACGCTTATTCTCGTCTCAAGACCTGAATACTCAGCTTTAAATGAAGCAGAACGCGCATCTCTTGAGTTACGTGAGTTAGGTATTAAAAACCAAACTTTAATTATTAACGGCGTCTTTCATGCCGAAGGCGACGATGACTTTGTTGCGAATCGATTGGTCGCAAGACAAGCAAAGGCTTTAAATGAAATGTCTGACTATCTAAAGAAACTTCAATTATTTGAACTTCCGCTTGTTCCATTTAATTTAACCGGTTTGGTGTCCTTAAAAAACTTTTTCGAACCTGTTAATATGACTGATGCGGTAAAAACTGAAGCCGTGACAGCACCCAAAATCCCACCACTTTATACGATGGTTGATCATTTCGCGCAAAAAAACAGTGGTGTGATTATGACAATGGGTAAAGGTGGAGTAGGCAAAACAACAATTGCAGCAGCAATTGCCGTGGGTCTTGCAGAACGTGGTCATAAAGTTCATTTAACAACAACCGATCCAGCTGCCCATTTAGGCCTTGTCTTAAAAGATACGGATCTAGTAGCAAATCTTTCTGTCAGTCGAATTGACCCCAAACAAGTTGTTGAAAATTATCGCAATGAAGTTTTAAGTAAAGTCAGTGCTACATTAGATGAGGAGAGCCTAGAGTTTATTAAAGAAGATTTACGCTCACCTTGCACAGAAGAAATTGCTGTTTTCCAAGCCTTTGCCAAAATTGTCGATCAGGCAAAAGATTCATTTGTTGTCATTGATACAGCACCAACCGGTCACACGTTACTTCTCTTAGATGCAGCAGAATCTTATCACAAAGAAGTAACTCGTTCTAGTGGTGATATGCCTGAAGCTGTTACAAAGCTTTTACCAAGACTGCGCGACCCAGAAATTACCAACGTTTTGTTAGTAACACTTCCTGAAGCAACACCGGTACTCGAAGCAAGCCGCCTACAAGACGACTTAAAAAGGGCCGGAATTAAACCCGAGTGGTGGGTTATTAATCAAAGTTTTCAAGCTACAAATACAAAGGATCCCATCCTTCAGGGCAGAGCACAAGCTGAAGAACAGTGGATTAGCAAAGTGGATAAGGAACTATCCAACCATTGCGTAATCTTACCATGGCAAGCCGACGATACAATTGGTATTGATAGTTTAAAAAAACTTCTATAAAAATGATGTTTAAATTGTGAAAAGATCACATGGTGTCAGACACCATGTGATCTTTTCACAATCATCAATAAAAAATACTTGTTAATTTTAGACTTTAGTTTCAAATGGTTGTATTTTTCTTATACAAATAAACCTTATTTCCTTTTTCATTATAGGTAAAGTAATCAAACGAAGCTTTCGTATAGATGATCCCCCGACCACGCTCTTCGAAATTCATGATGTCTAACACTTTATTCATGCACGAGCGCCAATTAAAGCCTTCACCTTCATCTTCAATTGTAATTAAAATATAAACAGAATTAACTTCAATATTGATGCTAACTTTTTTTGAAAGTTCAAATTTATTGCCATGTTCAATCGCATTATAAACCATTTCATTGAATCCAACGAGAAGACAATTAACTGAATTTGTGTATGTTTCGAGCCAACTAGTCATTTGTCCAACGATGTATTCAACAGCTTGGCAATCACTTTTCATGATAAATTGCTTTTCTTTAATAACTTTAGACGATGTTTTCAAAATAACATAGGTAATATCATCATGGCTTTTTTGTTTTTTGAAAACATTATTTAAGTCAGTATTAATAACATTTTTCAACTCTTTTGGTGGCAAGTAGTAGTGCTCTAATACTAACTGTTGAAAACGTTCTATCCCATATATATCATCATCAACTATACTTTCAACAATTCCGTCTGTTGAAATAACGAATGTTGACGCTTCATCTAGATAGGTTGTCTCTTCTTCATATGAAAGTAATTCAATATCAATTACAGAGCTTATTGGTAATCCACCTAAATTTAGCGATGTTAACTTTCCGTTGTTGACGATCATTGGCGGAACTTGAATTCCAGCATT harbors:
- the arsD gene encoding arsenite efflux transporter metallochaperone ArsD, with the protein product MKIEIFDPALCCSTGVCGPEVDPDLSRIARDVATLKNKGHDVVRYNLAQNAEPYVLNKGINKLMEDDGIDALPATAVNGKILKTASYPTKKELAEWLKIDISELDFKKPSLTIDLNQSK
- a CDS encoding metalloregulator ArsR/SmtB family transcription factor, whose product is MENIPIEKMATVLKLLGDKTRLTMLLLLKRSDCCVCEFVEIFQMSQPSISQHIRKLKDANLVTETRKGQWIFYSLNRENAFFPTIDAILNHLPNQDDKIIHLIEIGKKISCD
- the arsA gene encoding arsenical pump-driving ATPase; protein product: MELFHPTKLTETRHLFFTGKGGVGKTSAACATAVALAEVGKKVLIVSTDPASNLEDVFGEKLSNEPRQIKGVTNLFASNLDPEQAAKDYREKVIGPYRGKLPKVAIDNMEEQLSGACTVEIAAFDEFTNLLSNRSLTDKFDHIIFDTAPTGHTLRLLQLPTAWSSFLEDNTNGASCLGPLSGLADKRELYANTVKALANSSETTLILVSRPEYSALNEAERASLELRELGIKNQTLIINGVFHAEGDDDFVANRLVARQAKALNEMSDYLKKLQLFELPLVPFNLTGLVSLKNFFEPVNMTDAVKTEAVTAPKIPPLYTMVDHFAQKNSGVIMTMGKGGVGKTTIAAAIAVGLAERGHKVHLTTTDPAAHLGLVLKDTDLVANLSVSRIDPKQVVENYRNEVLSKVSATLDEESLEFIKEDLRSPCTEEIAVFQAFAKIVDQAKDSFVVIDTAPTGHTLLLLDAAESYHKEVTRSSGDMPEAVTKLLPRLRDPEITNVLLVTLPEATPVLEASRLQDDLKRAGIKPEWWVINQSFQATNTKDPILQGRAQAEEQWISKVDKELSNHCVILPWQADDTIGIDSLKKLL